The Cydia pomonella isolate Wapato2018A chromosome 17, ilCydPomo1, whole genome shotgun sequence genome includes a window with the following:
- the LOC133527035 gene encoding mucin-22-like, translating to MNCRYYTEQTLGWMLNNKLIVFLSLLCFCLFVSTLALSGQKGRLLDEVAELKAAMTTEAPTEAPANATEAPSNPDETTPATTEGTNPDGTDTNPDETSTATQPETGTETETGGGNNTDNGSEATTSAPEKSETVESANEENVNTSGNLRDIVKESKLLSLIAA from the coding sequence atgaatTGTCGATATTACACCGAGCAGACTTTGGGATGGATGTTAAACAACAAATTGATAGTGTTTCTCAGTCTTCTTTGTTTTTGCCTGTTCGTATCAACTTTAGCGTTATCAGGACAAAAAGGAAGATTACTGGATGAAGTAGCGGAATTAAAAGCTGCGATGACGACAGAAGCGCCTACTGAAGCACCTGCTAATGCTACAGAAGCGCCCTCGAATCCTGATGAGACGACACCAGCGACTACCGAGGGAACAAATCCTGATGGAACGGACACGAATCCTGATGAAACTTCTACAGCGACGCAACCAGAGACTGGAACTGAAACTGAGACGGGGGGAGGAAATAATACAGACAATGGTTCTGAGGCCACGACTTCTGCACCAGAAAAATCTGAAACAGTAGAATCTGCGAATGAAGAAAACGTAAACACTTCAGGAAACTTGAGGGATATTGTGAAAGAGAGCAAATTACTATCATTGATAGCAGCGTAA